The following are from one region of the Candidatus Limnocylindrales bacterium genome:
- a CDS encoding sugar transferase codes for MAAKRCLDVFVAATLATALLPVFALLALAVRVTSRGPVLYRDQRVGLGGALFTMYKFRTMRAGAHDVREQLLARHAQPGHPFVLTVDPRLTWIGSLLRRASLDELPQLFNVLRGDMTLVGPRPLLAYDIDHAPAGSEQWKRVRMLVPPGLTGRWQIRTRHKEAPPHDQMVRDDCEYVGRWSMRRDLAMLVRTPLAMIAPVMAGPRTEARDPAGDECSSIALVGGGTAGHIAPALAVREELMRRLPRTPIYFVLARRTPGQWMLDGSGVEVEHVASRPFYGARLRERLRLPLDVVRSFLQVRTILRARRTRLLVVTGGYASFDSALAAASLGIPILVHEANARAGLSNRLAGMLAGRICIGMETTARDFPRSRTIVTGNPVRSAFRNAGPADRGGKARRILVIGGSLGSEFLDRAVPPLIARAASGGGIDISVTHYTGHPRVGQVRESYRAQGVTARVLERTLDMAAELRASDFVISRAGAMSIAEIATVEVAALFVPLPHHAREHQRANLTGLASRAALWWVEEGSWDEESLARKLHLLLDCDAALAQAASECARAGDPQAAAAIADACALIATDADPLRAAPAEVVSLDATDRCAEPLR; via the coding sequence ATGGCCGCGAAGCGGTGCCTCGACGTGTTCGTCGCGGCGACGCTCGCCACGGCGCTGTTGCCCGTCTTCGCCCTGCTGGCGCTGGCGGTGCGGGTGACGTCGCGCGGGCCGGTCCTGTACCGGGATCAGCGCGTCGGTCTCGGTGGCGCGCTGTTCACGATGTACAAGTTCCGCACCATGCGCGCCGGAGCGCACGATGTGCGTGAGCAGCTCCTGGCCCGCCACGCCCAGCCCGGCCATCCCTTCGTCCTGACCGTCGACCCTCGTTTGACCTGGATCGGATCGCTGCTGCGGCGCGCATCCCTGGACGAGCTGCCGCAACTCTTCAACGTCCTGCGCGGCGACATGACGCTGGTCGGGCCGCGTCCGCTGCTGGCCTACGACATCGATCATGCTCCGGCAGGCAGCGAACAGTGGAAGCGCGTGCGCATGCTCGTGCCGCCTGGCCTGACGGGCCGCTGGCAGATCCGCACCAGGCACAAGGAGGCGCCGCCCCACGACCAGATGGTGCGCGACGATTGCGAGTACGTCGGCCGCTGGTCGATGCGCCGCGACCTGGCGATGCTGGTGCGAACCCCGCTGGCGATGATCGCGCCAGTCATGGCCGGTCCGCGCACCGAGGCCCGCGACCCTGCCGGCGACGAATGTTCCTCCATCGCGCTGGTGGGCGGCGGCACCGCGGGCCATATCGCGCCGGCCCTGGCGGTGCGCGAAGAGCTCATGCGAAGGCTGCCGCGCACCCCCATCTACTTCGTCCTGGCGCGGCGAACGCCGGGCCAGTGGATGCTCGACGGCAGCGGCGTGGAGGTCGAGCACGTCGCCTCGCGTCCTTTCTATGGTGCGCGGTTGCGCGAGCGCCTGCGGCTGCCGCTGGATGTGGTCCGATCGTTTCTGCAGGTGCGCACGATCCTGCGCGCGCGCAGGACGCGCCTCCTCGTCGTGACGGGCGGCTACGCTTCCTTCGACAGCGCATTGGCGGCGGCAAGCCTGGGCATTCCGATCCTCGTTCATGAGGCCAATGCGCGCGCGGGTCTTTCCAATCGCCTGGCCGGAATGCTCGCCGGCCGCATCTGCATCGGGATGGAGACGACAGCCCGCGACTTCCCTCGCTCGCGCACCATCGTCACCGGCAACCCGGTGCGATCGGCATTTCGGAACGCGGGCCCTGCGGACCGCGGCGGCAAAGCCCGCAGGATCCTGGTGATCGGCGGATCGCTCGGCTCGGAGTTTCTGGATCGAGCGGTCCCCCCGCTGATCGCGCGTGCCGCTTCCGGCGGCGGCATCGACATCTCGGTAACGCACTACACCGGCCATCCACGCGTCGGACAGGTACGCGAAAGCTATCGAGCGCAGGGCGTGACGGCGCGCGTTCTGGAACGCACGCTCGACATGGCAGCGGAGCTGCGCGCGAGCGACTTCGTCATCTCACGTGCCGGTGCCATGAGCATCGCCGAGATCGCGACCGTCGAAGTGGCGGCACTGTTCGTTCCGCTTCCGCATCATGCGCGCGAGCATCAGCGCGCCAATCTGACCGGGCTGGCATCGCGCGCGGCGCTGTGGTGGGTCGAGGAGGGGAGCTGGGACGAAGAGTCGCTCGCGCGCAAGCTCCACCTCCTGCTCGATTGCGATGCGGCGCTGGCGCAGGCAGCGTCCGAGTGCGCGCGCGCCGGCGATCCGCAAGCGGCCGCGGCCATCGCGGACGCGTGCGCCCTGATCGCCACCGATGCCGATCCGCTGCGCGCGGCGCCGGCCGAGGTTGTCTCCCTCGACGCGACCGATCGTTGCGCCGAGCCTCTGAGGTAG
- the sucD gene encoding succinate--CoA ligase subunit alpha has translation MAVLLSAKSRVVTQGLGATGKFHLKGCRDYGTQMVAGVRPGKGGTDWEGVPIFDTVEDAVRKTGADVSVIYVPPPGAADAILEAADAGIGLIICITEGIPVTDMIRVKRALEGRPVRLVGPNCPGVITPGQAKVGIMPGYIHKPGRVGVVSRSGTLTYECVHQLTQRGIGQSTCIGIGGDPIIGTGFIDALRLFNDDPDTEAVFMIGEIGGAAEIDAAEWIKANMKKPVAAFIAGKTAPPGKRMGHAGAIISGGKGTAAEKIAALEAAGLKVAPSPADLGETMVAAMK, from the coding sequence ATGGCAGTACTGCTTTCCGCCAAGAGCCGTGTCGTCACCCAGGGCCTCGGAGCCACGGGCAAGTTCCACCTCAAGGGCTGCCGCGACTACGGCACGCAGATGGTCGCCGGCGTGCGGCCCGGCAAGGGCGGCACCGACTGGGAAGGCGTGCCCATCTTCGACACCGTCGAAGATGCGGTCCGCAAGACGGGCGCAGACGTCTCGGTGATCTATGTTCCGCCTCCGGGCGCGGCCGATGCCATCCTGGAGGCGGCGGATGCGGGCATCGGCCTGATCATCTGCATCACCGAGGGCATCCCGGTCACCGACATGATTCGCGTCAAGCGCGCGCTCGAGGGACGGCCGGTGCGGCTGGTCGGACCCAACTGTCCGGGCGTCATCACGCCGGGGCAGGCCAAGGTCGGCATCATGCCGGGCTACATCCACAAGCCGGGCAGGGTCGGCGTCGTCTCGCGCAGCGGCACGCTGACCTACGAGTGCGTGCATCAGCTCACGCAGCGCGGGATCGGGCAGAGCACGTGCATCGGCATCGGCGGCGATCCCATCATCGGGACCGGCTTCATCGATGCGCTGCGCCTGTTCAACGACGATCCCGACACCGAGGCGGTGTTCATGATCGGCGAGATCGGCGGCGCCGCCGAGATCGATGCCGCCGAGTGGATCAAGGCCAACATGAAAAAGCCGGTGGCCGCATTCATCGCCGGCAAGACGGCGCCGCCGGGCAAACGCATGGGCCACGCCGGCGCGATCATCTCCGGCGGCAAGGGCACCGCCGCCGAGAAGATCGCTGCACTCGAAGCCGCAGGTCTCAAAGTCGCCCCATCCCCCGCCGACCTCGGCGAAACGATGGTCGCCGCAATGAAGTAG
- a CDS encoding O-antigen ligase family protein has product MPDQQGVASRADGGRGSSVVSGGASGGWRRGAVGLLQIGLPLALATIVGAAMLDNLFVRPELRLVRMVVMLVGVAMGASAPAAGLAAVVVLAGAGDILATDLLRRGDLALAEHLLIPLCGVALVRHFTHVRRESLSMLTATSAIYAAVVLASSISVAADAFWRAHLAAPDLGWTPLLENHVLTPLAAAPTASLVFHPDATVMWAMRSMILVAGAFLLIRTAELSSVALQSSRVAAATTLALGITCAIGLLQWFFPFNLDTIYFRKVQPGLFRIDSTWPDPNSLACYLLVAAPIAVAWTAWPSGGARPRPVLAVAWAAVSCVILWLTGSRGSLFALVLAATALALAAAALAPRWHLMRKGRTRRNVAVAAVSAALLPFALAAAITATGAADDLQYGRSTSRLQVLALSLDLRRSPREILTGRVRLWEAALALWRESPLRGVGAGQYAGRKRAFLAQHTPNPDAWRGAHNAYLELLAETGILGLAAILAVAAGMFASLDTILRRGDHGARMRALAMTWALLAVGFSQLAQDWVHRRGGILVLASLVVLVALERRSVEQPPEAEQRSR; this is encoded by the coding sequence GTGCCGGACCAGCAAGGCGTTGCGAGCCGCGCCGATGGCGGTCGAGGCAGCAGCGTCGTTTCAGGCGGCGCCAGCGGCGGCTGGCGCCGCGGCGCGGTCGGTCTGCTGCAGATCGGGCTGCCGCTGGCACTGGCGACGATCGTGGGCGCGGCGATGCTCGACAACCTTTTCGTGCGTCCCGAGCTGCGCCTGGTTCGCATGGTGGTCATGCTCGTCGGCGTCGCGATGGGAGCCTCCGCGCCCGCTGCCGGCCTTGCGGCAGTGGTGGTGCTGGCCGGAGCCGGCGACATCCTCGCCACCGATCTGCTGCGCCGCGGCGATCTGGCACTGGCCGAGCATCTCCTCATCCCTTTGTGCGGCGTCGCGCTGGTGCGGCACTTCACGCATGTCCGGCGCGAATCGCTGTCGATGCTCACGGCCACCTCGGCGATCTATGCCGCCGTCGTGCTGGCCTCCTCGATCTCGGTGGCCGCCGATGCGTTCTGGCGCGCGCATCTGGCGGCGCCCGATCTCGGATGGACGCCACTGCTCGAGAATCACGTGCTGACGCCACTGGCCGCCGCGCCCACCGCGTCGCTCGTGTTCCACCCGGACGCCACGGTCATGTGGGCAATGCGCAGCATGATCCTCGTCGCGGGAGCGTTCCTCCTGATTCGCACCGCCGAGCTTTCGTCGGTGGCCCTGCAGTCGTCGCGTGTGGCAGCGGCCACGACGCTGGCGCTCGGCATCACCTGTGCGATCGGTCTTCTGCAGTGGTTCTTCCCCTTCAACCTCGACACCATCTACTTCCGCAAGGTGCAGCCCGGCCTGTTCCGCATCGATTCGACGTGGCCCGACCCCAATTCGCTCGCGTGCTACCTGCTGGTCGCGGCACCGATCGCCGTTGCCTGGACCGCATGGCCCTCCGGCGGCGCGCGGCCACGGCCCGTCCTGGCCGTTGCATGGGCGGCAGTCTCTTGCGTGATCCTGTGGCTGACGGGATCGCGCGGCTCGCTGTTCGCGCTCGTGCTGGCGGCGACCGCGCTGGCACTTGCGGCAGCGGCGCTGGCACCGCGCTGGCATCTGATGAGAAAGGGCCGCACGCGCCGCAACGTCGCTGTGGCCGCAGTGTCGGCAGCGCTGTTGCCGTTCGCTCTCGCCGCCGCCATCACCGCCACCGGCGCCGCCGACGACCTCCAATATGGCCGCTCCACCAGCCGTCTGCAGGTGCTCGCGCTTTCGCTGGATCTGCGGCGCTCGCCGCGCGAGATCCTGACGGGGCGCGTGCGCTTGTGGGAGGCCGCCCTCGCGCTGTGGCGCGAATCGCCGTTGCGCGGCGTCGGTGCCGGGCAATACGCCGGCCGCAAACGTGCGTTTCTCGCGCAGCACACTCCGAACCCGGATGCTTGGCGGGGAGCCCACAACGCGTATCTGGAACTGCTGGCAGAGACCGGGATCCTTGGCCTCGCGGCCATCCTGGCCGTGGCGGCCGGAATGTTCGCTTCCCTCGACACCATTCTGCGCCGCGGCGACCACGGCGCCAGGATGCGCGCGCTGGCCATGACATGGGCGCTGCTGGCCGTCGGGTTCTCGCAGCTGGCGCAGGACTGGGTGCATCGGCGCGGCGGCATCCTCGTGCTCGCGTCGCTCGTCGTTCTCGTGGCGCTCGAACGGCGGTCGGTGGAGCAGCCGCCGGAGGCTGAGCAGCGGTCGCGATGA
- the mtnP gene encoding S-methyl-5'-thioadenosine phosphorylase, which produces MPAANDDQSTTGDTLLGVIGGSGLYQMEALEDAERVELSTPFGEPSDHYVVGRIGAQKVAFLPRHGVGHRISPSEINFRANIHGFKQLGADAVLAISAVGSLREEIAPGDVVVPDQFIDRTKGRISTFFTGGVVAHVSFADPFCAPMSNRLADCAREAGATVHEGGTYVCMEGPQFSTRAESNLYRSWEAHIIGMTNLQEAKLAREAEMCFATLALATDYDCWRDSGGDVEITDVLSVLSANVGLAQEVVRRLAGAIRTERSCTCRRALEHAVVTSPQVISEEVRDRVALLLERVSGRGE; this is translated from the coding sequence ATGCCTGCGGCGAATGACGACCAGTCCACGACAGGGGATACGCTGCTGGGCGTGATCGGCGGCAGCGGCCTCTACCAGATGGAGGCCCTCGAGGACGCCGAGCGAGTCGAGCTGTCCACGCCGTTCGGCGAGCCGTCCGACCACTACGTCGTCGGCCGCATCGGCGCGCAGAAAGTCGCCTTCCTTCCACGCCACGGTGTCGGACACCGCATTTCGCCGAGTGAGATCAACTTTCGCGCCAACATCCACGGCTTCAAGCAGCTGGGCGCCGATGCCGTGCTCGCCATCTCCGCCGTCGGCAGCCTGCGCGAGGAGATCGCGCCGGGCGACGTCGTCGTTCCCGACCAGTTCATCGACCGGACGAAGGGCCGCATCTCGACGTTCTTTACCGGTGGCGTCGTGGCCCATGTCAGCTTCGCCGATCCTTTCTGCGCGCCGATGTCGAACCGGCTGGCCGACTGCGCGCGCGAGGCGGGGGCCACGGTTCACGAAGGCGGCACCTACGTCTGCATGGAAGGCCCGCAGTTCTCGACGCGTGCCGAGTCCAACCTCTACCGCAGCTGGGAGGCCCACATCATCGGCATGACGAACCTGCAGGAGGCCAAGCTGGCGCGCGAGGCCGAGATGTGTTTCGCCACGCTGGCGCTGGCCACCGACTACGACTGTTGGCGCGACAGCGGCGGCGACGTCGAGATCACCGACGTGCTCTCGGTCCTCTCGGCCAACGTCGGCCTGGCGCAGGAGGTGGTGCGGCGCCTGGCAGGCGCGATCCGCACCGAGCGCTCGTGCACGTGCCGGCGTGCTCTGGAACATGCCGTGGTGACCTCGCCGCAGGTCATCAGCGAAGAAGTGAGAGACCGCGTGGCGCTGCTGCTGGAGCGCGTCAGCGGCCGAGGAGAATGA
- a CDS encoding ABC transporter ATP-binding protein, which produces MQLTKNIATAFSLLTPQQRRRWLLQLPFGMIASSVEAATVAVVYGLLAMVHGRAAPGLAQRMKEWMPASADPATAGPFLWLAFSLLLLRVLLSYADIAYSSRVLASDQAQFAARLFRGYLSLPFATQLQRNTADYGHRLGESIGSVYGTVLTETAAVIRILTTMAATLVVLFAIHPRATLAVVAGGTIVLLVTMQSLRRINRRIGRRADDAGRTRHRALHEGMESAKEIYILGRQRFFAERFRIADEELARARFLRKLLRATPGLIVETAVGAVIILAAVAGMAGPTVGGGVLPALGLYLYAGLRILPGLANVLVSAGMIEDATVPLQRLAADVAAMPSPDRAAEPWTLQREIEMRNVSFSYAGHTALRDVSLRIERGEVVGLAGPNGAGKSTLLHIVMGLLPPSTGSVRVDGRDVREDPEGWRAGIGYVPQSVRLLDETVRANIVFGYDRAAPDEERLWSSAREAGLERDVQHFAEGLERRAGQAGSGLSGGQRQRVALARALYPQAQVLVLDEVTSALDTEARGAVNAILQSARPRRTVLLSTHDRELLLQCDRVVYLEGGRVAAEGRPQEVANRCPGFAAILAQPAGAAEMPRALSSAFQ; this is translated from the coding sequence GTGCAGCTCACCAAGAACATCGCCACCGCCTTCTCGCTGCTGACGCCTCAGCAGCGCCGCCGGTGGCTGCTGCAGCTTCCGTTCGGAATGATCGCCTCCAGCGTCGAGGCCGCCACGGTCGCCGTCGTCTACGGGCTGCTGGCGATGGTTCATGGTCGGGCCGCGCCGGGCCTTGCGCAGCGCATGAAGGAATGGATGCCCGCTTCGGCCGATCCGGCGACGGCAGGCCCGTTCCTGTGGCTGGCGTTCTCGCTGTTGTTGCTGCGCGTGTTGCTGAGCTACGCCGACATCGCCTACAGCAGCCGCGTGCTGGCGAGCGATCAGGCGCAGTTCGCCGCGCGGCTGTTTCGCGGCTACTTGTCGCTGCCGTTCGCAACGCAGCTTCAGCGTAACACCGCCGACTACGGCCATCGGCTCGGCGAGTCGATCGGGTCCGTGTACGGCACGGTGCTGACCGAGACCGCTGCGGTCATTCGGATCCTGACGACGATGGCGGCGACGCTGGTCGTGCTGTTCGCCATCCATCCGCGCGCCACGCTCGCCGTCGTTGCCGGCGGCACCATCGTGCTGCTGGTCACGATGCAGTCGCTGCGGCGCATCAACCGGCGGATCGGCCGCCGCGCGGACGATGCCGGCCGCACCCGCCACCGCGCCCTCCACGAAGGGATGGAGTCGGCCAAGGAAATCTACATCCTCGGGCGGCAGCGGTTCTTCGCCGAACGCTTCCGAATCGCGGACGAGGAGCTCGCGCGCGCCCGCTTTCTGCGCAAGCTGCTGCGCGCGACTCCGGGCCTCATCGTGGAGACCGCCGTCGGTGCGGTGATCATTCTCGCTGCCGTCGCGGGCATGGCCGGACCTACCGTCGGCGGCGGCGTGCTGCCGGCGCTGGGCCTGTACCTGTACGCCGGGCTGCGCATCCTGCCCGGGCTGGCCAACGTGCTGGTGTCGGCCGGGATGATCGAGGACGCCACCGTCCCGCTTCAGCGCCTGGCGGCCGACGTCGCCGCCATGCCATCGCCCGATCGTGCGGCGGAGCCGTGGACGCTGCAGCGGGAGATCGAGATGCGCAACGTCTCGTTCTCGTATGCGGGCCACACCGCATTGCGCGACGTCAGCCTGCGCATCGAGCGCGGAGAAGTGGTCGGCCTTGCCGGGCCCAACGGGGCCGGCAAATCCACCCTGCTGCACATCGTCATGGGCCTGCTGCCGCCATCCACTGGCAGCGTGCGCGTGGACGGCCGCGACGTCCGCGAGGATCCCGAAGGCTGGCGCGCCGGCATCGGCTATGTTCCGCAGTCGGTGCGCCTGCTCGACGAGACGGTGCGCGCCAACATCGTCTTCGGCTACGACCGCGCGGCGCCGGACGAAGAACGCTTGTGGAGCAGCGCGCGCGAAGCCGGCCTGGAGCGCGACGTGCAGCATTTCGCCGAAGGGCTCGAGCGCCGAGCGGGGCAGGCCGGCAGCGGCCTGTCGGGCGGCCAGCGCCAGCGCGTGGCGCTCGCGCGGGCGCTGTATCCGCAGGCGCAGGTTCTGGTTCTCGACGAGGTCACGTCCGCGCTCGACACCGAGGCGCGCGGCGCGGTCAACGCCATCCTGCAATCCGCGCGGCCGCGGCGAACGGTGCTGCTATCGACGCACGATCGCGAGCTGCTCCTGCAGTGCGACCGCGTCGTGTATCTCGAGGGCGGCCGCGTTGCCGCCGAAGGTCGCCCGCAGGAAGTGGCCAACCGCTGTCCCGGGTTTGCCGCCATCCTGGCGCAGCCCGCCGGCGCCGCGGAGATGCCACGCGCGCTGTCGAGTGCGTTCCAGTGA
- the rlmN gene encoding 23S rRNA (adenine(2503)-C(2))-methyltransferase RlmN, giving the protein MSLARAQNAKKKNVRSLTLDEVAQWAAARGFEAYRAAQIVGWLYNRPLTPVSDMHNLPEAVRAALDEDFDTSLPEQALLQHSCDDTRKMLVGLSDRRVVESVLIPREERLTLCISSQVGCALDCAFCATARLGLVRNLEPFEIVAQVMMARELARPHPLTNYVFMGMGEPLANYDRLVRAIEIMTARWGLGISPRRITVSTAGLVPQMERLVAETDVHIAISLGSARNDVRDLLMPINRRYPLEVLIGACKRLGLPRRKRITFEYTLLEDVNDSLSDADAIARLLRGVAVKVNLIPFNEFEGSGFRCPSHEKVLAFQERLLAAGIHTTVRVSRGRDIAAACGQLAATQAGA; this is encoded by the coding sequence ATGAGCCTTGCGCGCGCGCAGAACGCGAAGAAGAAGAACGTCCGATCGCTGACGCTCGACGAGGTCGCGCAGTGGGCTGCCGCGCGCGGCTTCGAGGCCTACCGCGCCGCGCAGATCGTCGGCTGGCTCTACAACCGGCCGCTGACGCCGGTCTCGGACATGCACAACCTGCCCGAGGCCGTACGTGCCGCGCTCGACGAGGATTTCGACACCAGCCTTCCCGAGCAGGCGCTCCTGCAGCATTCCTGCGACGACACGCGCAAGATGCTGGTCGGGCTCTCCGACCGGCGCGTCGTCGAGAGCGTGCTCATTCCGCGCGAAGAGCGCCTGACGCTGTGCATCTCCTCGCAGGTCGGCTGCGCGCTCGACTGCGCGTTCTGCGCCACCGCCCGCCTGGGCCTGGTGCGCAACCTGGAGCCGTTCGAGATCGTCGCGCAGGTGATGATGGCGCGCGAGCTCGCGCGGCCGCATCCGCTGACCAACTACGTCTTCATGGGCATGGGCGAGCCGCTGGCGAACTACGACCGCCTGGTGCGGGCCATCGAGATCATGACGGCCCGCTGGGGCCTGGGCATCTCGCCGCGCCGGATCACCGTCTCCACCGCCGGCCTCGTCCCGCAGATGGAGCGGCTGGTCGCGGAGACCGACGTGCACATCGCGATCTCGCTCGGCTCGGCCCGCAACGACGTGCGGGACCTGCTGATGCCGATCAACAGGCGCTATCCCCTCGAGGTTCTGATCGGCGCGTGCAAGCGGCTGGGACTTCCGCGCCGCAAGCGCATCACGTTCGAGTACACGCTGCTCGAAGACGTCAACGATTCGCTGTCGGACGCCGACGCCATCGCCCGCCTGCTGCGCGGCGTTGCCGTCAAGGTCAATCTGATCCCGTTCAACGAGTTCGAAGGGTCCGGCTTCCGCTGCCCGAGCCACGAAAAGGTGCTCGCGTTCCAGGAACGCCTGCTCGCCGCCGGCATCCACACCACCGTGCGCGTCAGCCGCGGCCGCGACATCGCGGCGGCCTGCGGACAGCTCGCCGCCACACAGGCCGGGGCGTGA
- a CDS encoding PfkB family carbohydrate kinase, which translates to MSKASAKSVCVVGSVALDSLETPHGNAPDVLGGACSYFAVAANFFAPVNLVGVVGQDFPEAERRFLVETGINIEGLEEAEGKTFRWHGRYHENMNVRDTLSVDLNVFETFSPKLPESYRASEFVFLANIQPTLQANVLSQLTSPQYVGADTMDYWIQSAPEELQHLLGQVDLLSINDSEALQLAGERNIVKAARKILAMGPEHLIIKRGEYGALQFSADEIFAVPAFPLEEVIDPTGAGDSFAGGMFGSLAEEGEVTSRSLRRAIVYGTVVASFTVENFGLDRLKALTRDEIDRRYRQFMAITDFQS; encoded by the coding sequence ATGTCCAAAGCATCCGCGAAGTCGGTGTGTGTCGTGGGGTCGGTGGCGCTCGATTCGCTCGAGACGCCGCACGGGAATGCGCCCGACGTGCTCGGCGGCGCCTGCAGCTACTTTGCCGTGGCAGCGAACTTCTTCGCCCCGGTCAATCTGGTCGGCGTGGTCGGCCAGGACTTTCCCGAAGCCGAGCGCCGCTTCCTCGTCGAGACCGGAATCAACATCGAGGGCCTCGAGGAGGCCGAAGGCAAGACCTTCCGGTGGCACGGCCGCTACCACGAGAACATGAACGTGCGCGACACGCTCAGCGTGGACCTCAACGTGTTCGAGACGTTCAGCCCCAAGCTGCCCGAGTCCTACCGCGCCAGCGAGTTCGTGTTCCTGGCCAACATCCAGCCGACGCTTCAGGCAAACGTGCTCTCGCAGCTGACGTCGCCGCAGTACGTGGGCGCCGACACGATGGACTACTGGATCCAGAGCGCCCCCGAGGAGCTCCAACATCTGCTCGGGCAGGTCGACCTGCTCAGCATCAACGATTCGGAGGCGCTGCAGCTGGCGGGCGAGCGCAACATCGTCAAGGCGGCGCGCAAGATCCTGGCGATGGGCCCCGAGCACCTCATCATCAAGCGCGGCGAGTACGGCGCATTGCAGTTCTCCGCCGACGAGATCTTCGCGGTGCCGGCGTTCCCGCTCGAGGAGGTCATCGATCCGACCGGCGCCGGCGACTCCTTTGCCGGTGGCATGTTCGGCAGCCTGGCCGAGGAAGGCGAAGTCACCAGCAGATCGCTGCGGCGCGCCATCGTCTACGGCACCGTGGTCGCTTCGTTCACGGTGGAGAATTTCGGCCTGGACCGCCTCAAGGCGCTGACGCGCGACGAGATCGACCGGCGCTACCGCCAGTTCATGGCGATCACGGACTTCCAGAGCTGA
- the ndk gene encoding nucleoside-diphosphate kinase, with translation MATERTLSIVKPDAVSKNAIGGILSIFEKGGLRVVATKMIRLTRPQAEGFYAVHKERPFFGDLCTFMTEGPVVVSVLEGEGAILKHRDLLGATDPAKAAEGTVRKLYGSNIERNAAHGSDGPDTAAFEIGYFFNALELQAR, from the coding sequence ATGGCAACCGAACGTACTCTGTCCATCGTCAAGCCGGACGCGGTCTCGAAGAACGCGATCGGCGGCATCCTGTCGATCTTCGAGAAGGGCGGCCTGCGGGTGGTCGCGACCAAGATGATCCGCCTGACGCGGCCGCAGGCCGAGGGCTTCTACGCCGTGCACAAGGAGCGTCCCTTCTTCGGCGACCTGTGCACGTTCATGACCGAAGGCCCGGTGGTGGTGTCGGTCCTGGAAGGCGAGGGCGCCATCCTCAAGCACCGCGACCTGCTCGGCGCCACCGACCCGGCCAAGGCGGCCGAGGGTACGGTGCGCAAGCTCTACGGCTCCAACATCGAGCGCAACGCCGCGCATGGGTCGGACGGCCCCGACACCGCGGCGTTCGAAATCGGGTACTTTTTCAACGCGCTCGAGCTGCAGGCTCGCTGA
- a CDS encoding diacylglycerol kinase family protein, whose translation MPGVGVILNPHASGNRRRAGASERISAIVGEDGEVVVTQDLSALDSALQGFHDRDFDVVAVSGGDGSMCFVVSRAMSIWGADRLPMFVALRGGTINNISRSVGGPSRPEAMMAAVMAGYRRGRAFRIVERPLLCVNGQVYGSIVGAGLITHFLDKYYAARKPSPATAAALLVRCGISWLARTDFIHDVVPRIPGRARCDETPLPFKEFTLILASSATHIGLGVRPFYLSGRKHGYFHLLAGNPTPGQLLSRLGHFWRGFPCGLDTLYDSMARYVRVEFETPQGFTVDGELLPPVTVLEIESGPTARFISGMVPMAAFASARANADVGLQ comes from the coding sequence ATGCCCGGTGTCGGCGTCATCCTGAATCCGCACGCGAGCGGAAACCGCCGCCGCGCCGGCGCGTCCGAGCGCATTTCCGCCATCGTGGGGGAGGACGGCGAGGTCGTCGTCACACAGGATCTGTCGGCCCTCGATTCGGCGCTGCAAGGCTTTCATGACCGCGACTTCGATGTCGTGGCCGTCAGCGGCGGCGACGGCTCGATGTGTTTCGTCGTCTCGCGCGCGATGTCGATCTGGGGCGCCGACCGGCTGCCGATGTTCGTGGCGCTGCGGGGCGGGACCATCAACAACATCTCGCGCAGCGTCGGCGGACCGTCGCGACCGGAGGCGATGATGGCGGCGGTGATGGCCGGCTACCGGCGAGGCCGCGCGTTCCGGATCGTCGAGCGGCCGCTGCTGTGCGTCAACGGGCAGGTCTACGGCTCCATCGTCGGGGCGGGCCTGATCACGCACTTCCTCGACAAGTATTACGCGGCAAGGAAGCCGAGCCCGGCGACGGCCGCAGCGTTGCTCGTGCGCTGCGGCATCTCCTGGCTGGCGCGAACCGATTTCATTCACGACGTCGTGCCTCGCATCCCCGGGCGCGCACGGTGCGACGAGACGCCGCTGCCGTTCAAGGAATTCACGCTGATCCTGGCCAGTTCGGCCACGCACATCGGCCTTGGCGTGCGGCCATTCTATCTGAGCGGCCGCAAGCACGGCTACTTCCACCTGCTGGCGGGGAATCCGACGCCGGGCCAGCTGCTGTCGCGGCTCGGACATTTCTGGCGCGGCTTTCCGTGCGGGCTGGACACGCTCTACGACAGCATGGCCCGCTACGTGCGCGTCGAATTCGAGACCCCGCAGGGTTTCACCGTCGACGGCGAGCTGTTGCCGCCGGTGACGGTGCTGGAGATCGAGTCGGGGCCGACGGCCCGCTTCATCTCCGGAATGGTACCGATGGCGGCCTTCGCTTCCGCCCGCGCCAACGCCGACGTCGGCCTTCAGTAA